A stretch of the Thiomicrorhabdus indica genome encodes the following:
- the bioH gene encoding pimeloyl-ACP methyl ester esterase BioH yields MVSVDTFGTGPSISLIHGWGAQNSVWKDWAKTYLAPHFTISLIELPGFGESPKIENIKEDADLANAWTQAIMNSLPEKTHLLGWSLGGLLAQNIALYNPEKIKSLICLASTPRFTQTDSWSGAVSPKLMADFMQSIQADSLATLKSFWALQLQGSNLPRKSVRNFIQHMQNSKLPTLTGLTQGLRLLNHFDFRQSAQRFELPVLWLLGENDPLIPSQAIRDFHQHAMNSKQSIIAGAAHSPFISHPVETAHAIIEFIQTTKQ; encoded by the coding sequence ATGGTCAGCGTTGATACATTCGGTACCGGCCCCTCCATTAGCCTTATTCACGGCTGGGGAGCACAAAACTCCGTCTGGAAAGATTGGGCTAAAACATATCTAGCACCTCATTTCACTATTTCTTTGATCGAACTGCCCGGTTTTGGAGAAAGTCCAAAAATTGAGAATATAAAAGAAGATGCTGATTTAGCGAATGCTTGGACACAGGCAATTATGAATTCACTCCCAGAAAAAACGCATCTGCTCGGTTGGTCTTTGGGCGGCCTTTTAGCGCAAAACATCGCCTTGTATAATCCAGAAAAAATTAAATCATTGATTTGCTTGGCATCAACACCGCGTTTTACGCAAACAGATAGCTGGTCTGGAGCAGTCTCACCCAAATTAATGGCGGATTTCATGCAATCCATTCAAGCCGATAGCTTGGCAACTCTAAAAAGTTTTTGGGCTCTTCAATTGCAAGGCAGTAATCTCCCGAGAAAAAGCGTTCGAAACTTTATTCAACACATGCAAAACTCAAAACTCCCAACTTTGACTGGACTTACTCAAGGTCTTCGGCTACTCAACCATTTTGATTTCCGACAAAGTGCGCAACGCTTTGAGCTGCCGGTGTTATGGCTATTAGGCGAAAATGACCCTTTAATCCCCTCTCAGGCGATTCGCGACTTTCACCAACATGCAATGAATTCTAAACAAAGCATTATTGCAGGCGCTGCCCATAGCCCGTTCATTTCCCACCCCGTTGAAACGGCGCACGCTATTATTGAATTCATCCAAACAACGAAACAGTAA
- a CDS encoding rhodanese-like domain-containing protein, which produces MSKGLMDYVQAAMAEIEKCDVEQAKTLISQGYKILDVREPGEYLTAAIPGAINIPRGVLEPAADLNYPGANPALRDARDENWLVVCKSGGRAALATKTLQEMGFKHVVNMVGGMDAWVESKGETEVPSGENSTVILKVPCV; this is translated from the coding sequence ATGTCAAAAGGTTTAATGGATTATGTTCAGGCGGCAATGGCGGAAATCGAAAAATGCGATGTTGAGCAAGCTAAAACATTAATTTCTCAGGGTTATAAAATTCTGGATGTACGTGAACCTGGTGAATATTTAACAGCGGCCATTCCTGGAGCAATCAATATTCCACGTGGTGTTTTAGAGCCTGCCGCAGATTTGAATTATCCTGGTGCTAATCCGGCATTGCGAGATGCGCGTGATGAAAACTGGTTGGTGGTTTGTAAGTCGGGGGGACGCGCGGCTTTGGCAACTAAAACCTTACAAGAAATGGGATTCAAACACGTTGTTAATATGGTGGGTGGCATGGATGCTTGGGTCGAGTCGAAAGGCGAAACGGAGGTACCATCTGGAGAAAATTCAACCGTCATATTGAAGGTACCTTGCGTATAA
- a CDS encoding DUF748 domain-containing protein, translating to MQVLAKLFRKSPWLLGLLTFIVIVLSILPTATQWGLSAWLSKHTQAPAHIDNIDFNLFTGRLTIENISLQNQNQPLQIDHFSADLSMRSLLDGKLFFENASLKGVQLPIQRQTENSELLIAGFKLPQKSNAEESATALELPIAIGIESLHLQNIHLNLSANETTHQFQILDLKLTKLYSWDQNFGRLILDSELDTKPINANLQLHLFAKQPKIVGTLTAKDLNLQDAQDWLPSEIQSFQGTASIDSTFTLEQTVNGLALYQRAELGINNFEADIASQNIRYQSFSWKGDTHLFVGETKGLKLQGETSINDFQAKLSSKNENAPTPQTLAVDLNSQINLNAQLDNDLIKIQQTGPIRLNNLSWNNDQQKLTTQSVSFDGELLWDASSQTLNANGDLNVAETEFQDSLQQLATSLSAKLNLKVLQNTTGLSISQKGNIGLSDFEFQTDAVKQNLSKFNWQGDLNIQTQSPETIPAGKESQANEISIQATGNVTLSDSLTELPPSGNSSSPDSTPIRIKQNFASAINLVSQITPETINIDLKSDSKLSNISLEQNSHTLKAQQIAWQDKTIVTIPNSKSETPENQIPQTQLQLSTQVSLEAEQLELMANRNHPMVKTNTPIISLSKLNVEHIHLPNSSTIKLSQPSLQNLSVFNSQQSGKILSIQQSQVDQINLSLKPIINVEVGHILLQGVSGNLKVNQDKSLQEITVLQQSLLVQTEEKAQKTPTPEATKTNDSPPQIALADLTMTGNNQLKLSIQEGNKLVEQNLTFNRLHVGSINTSSPDFKTPYELKLNVGEFGMITSKGEMSPLASPLYLITNTKIDGLSLLEYSPLAENNIGYQIESGQLSAKISGSLNQRIIDLSNSIDLSKFTLTKASNNKSEDFDKNFQMPLNVGLSLLKDKQDNIHLKLPIKGDLNNPNFNATDIVGKALNGALGKATRAYLLLALQPFGALAMAGEFAFDKMSAVKLESIVFEAASPQLSTKMQRYLDKVSTLLAEKSKLQIKLCTGANEQDRNALKQINAKPSKETTSSKQNSTHSEIVKISDNELLKLAKKRQNAIKQYLIKHGVKGSQIILCQPKISPAKGLPVVEMGI from the coding sequence ATGCAAGTGCTTGCAAAGCTTTTTAGAAAATCCCCTTGGTTGTTGGGATTGCTGACATTTATCGTTATTGTGCTTAGCATTTTACCAACTGCTACACAATGGGGCTTAAGTGCTTGGCTTAGCAAACACACGCAAGCACCCGCACACATTGATAATATCGACTTTAACCTTTTCACCGGCCGCTTAACCATTGAAAACATTTCGCTACAAAATCAAAACCAACCGCTGCAGATCGATCATTTTTCAGCAGATTTATCAATGCGCTCACTTCTTGACGGTAAGCTTTTCTTTGAAAACGCTTCATTAAAAGGCGTTCAACTTCCAATTCAACGACAAACTGAAAATTCTGAACTACTTATTGCCGGCTTCAAACTCCCTCAAAAAAGCAATGCCGAAGAAAGCGCAACAGCTCTAGAACTGCCAATTGCTATTGGGATTGAAAGCTTACACCTTCAGAATATTCATTTGAATTTGTCTGCAAATGAAACAACTCATCAGTTTCAAATACTGGATTTAAAATTAACCAAACTCTACTCTTGGGATCAAAATTTTGGGCGCTTAATCCTTGATAGCGAACTGGATACAAAACCGATCAATGCAAACTTACAATTACACTTATTTGCCAAACAACCGAAAATCGTCGGCACACTCACCGCAAAAGATTTGAATTTACAAGATGCTCAAGATTGGCTGCCATCTGAAATTCAATCATTTCAAGGAACAGCAAGCATCGATAGCACCTTTACTCTAGAGCAAACCGTCAATGGTTTAGCCCTGTATCAACGCGCAGAACTTGGTATCAACAACTTTGAAGCGGACATTGCCTCACAAAACATTCGCTACCAAAGCTTTTCATGGAAAGGTGACACACATTTATTCGTGGGTGAAACAAAAGGGCTAAAACTGCAAGGTGAAACATCCATTAATGACTTTCAAGCCAAACTGTCATCAAAGAATGAGAACGCACCGACACCTCAGACCTTAGCGGTTGACCTGAATAGTCAGATCAATCTGAACGCCCAGCTAGATAATGATTTAATCAAAATTCAACAAACTGGCCCAATACGACTGAATAACCTCTCATGGAATAATGACCAGCAAAAACTTACTACTCAATCTGTAAGTTTTGACGGTGAACTCTTGTGGGATGCATCGAGTCAGACGCTTAACGCAAACGGCGATTTAAACGTTGCTGAAACTGAATTTCAAGATTCATTACAACAACTGGCCACATCATTATCGGCCAAACTCAATCTCAAAGTTTTGCAAAACACGACAGGCTTATCCATTTCTCAGAAAGGAAACATTGGACTTTCTGACTTTGAATTTCAGACCGACGCAGTCAAACAAAACTTGTCAAAATTCAACTGGCAAGGCGATTTAAATATCCAAACTCAAAGCCCAGAAACAATACCGGCCGGTAAAGAAAGCCAAGCAAATGAAATCTCAATTCAAGCAACGGGAAACGTCACACTCAGCGACTCTCTCACCGAACTCCCCCCTTCTGGCAATTCCAGCTCCCCTGATTCAACACCGATTCGTATCAAGCAGAATTTTGCGAGTGCAATTAACTTGGTAAGTCAAATTACCCCGGAAACAATCAACATTGACCTTAAGTCAGACTCGAAACTTTCCAACATCTCACTTGAGCAAAACTCACATACACTAAAAGCACAACAAATTGCATGGCAAGACAAAACGATCGTCACCATTCCAAACTCAAAGTCAGAAACACCTGAAAATCAAATACCGCAAACGCAACTTCAATTAAGTACACAAGTCAGTTTAGAAGCTGAGCAATTAGAGCTTATGGCAAACAGAAATCATCCAATGGTCAAGACGAATACCCCCATTATTAGTCTTTCAAAACTAAATGTGGAACACATCCATCTCCCAAACTCGAGTACGATTAAATTATCACAACCTTCTCTACAAAACTTAAGCGTGTTCAATTCCCAACAGTCTGGAAAAATTCTTTCTATTCAGCAATCTCAAGTAGACCAAATTAATTTATCACTCAAGCCAATAATCAATGTTGAAGTCGGTCACATACTGCTACAAGGCGTCAGTGGAAACCTAAAGGTCAACCAAGATAAATCTCTGCAAGAAATCACTGTCTTACAGCAAAGCTTACTCGTTCAAACAGAGGAAAAAGCCCAAAAAACTCCGACACCTGAAGCAACGAAGACAAACGATTCTCCCCCCCAGATAGCTTTGGCTGATCTGACGATGACAGGAAACAACCAACTAAAACTTAGCATTCAAGAAGGCAACAAGCTGGTTGAACAAAATCTAACGTTCAACCGATTACATGTGGGCTCGATCAACACCTCTTCACCCGATTTCAAAACGCCTTATGAATTGAAATTAAACGTTGGAGAATTTGGCATGATCACATCCAAAGGAGAGATGTCACCTTTGGCCTCTCCGCTGTATCTCATAACGAATACGAAAATTGATGGGTTGTCACTACTTGAATACTCACCACTTGCTGAAAACAATATCGGCTATCAAATAGAAAGCGGTCAGTTATCTGCAAAGATTTCCGGCTCACTCAATCAACGAATTATCGACCTATCTAACAGTATCGATCTTTCGAAATTTACTCTTACCAAAGCTAGCAACAACAAAAGTGAAGACTTTGATAAAAACTTTCAAATGCCACTCAATGTCGGCTTAAGCCTTCTCAAAGACAAACAAGACAACATCCACCTCAAACTTCCAATTAAAGGCGACTTAAATAACCCTAATTTCAATGCAACCGACATTGTAGGAAAAGCGTTAAATGGCGCTTTAGGAAAAGCAACACGCGCCTATTTATTATTGGCATTACAACCTTTTGGCGCCTTAGCAATGGCCGGTGAATTTGCCTTTGACAAAATGAGTGCAGTAAAACTTGAGTCAATCGTATTTGAGGCCGCGAGCCCTCAATTAAGCACTAAAATGCAACGCTACCTTGACAAGGTAAGCACCTTACTTGCAGAAAAATCAAAACTGCAAATCAAACTTTGTACAGGTGCAAATGAACAGGATCGAAACGCTTTAAAGCAAATCAATGCTAAACCATCCAAAGAAACAACCAGTTCAAAACAGAACTCCACGCACTCCGAAATTGTAAAGATTAGCGATAACGAGCTATTAAAACTTGCCAAAAAGCGTCAAAATGCAATAAAGCAGTATTTGATTAAACATGGCGTAAAAGGTAGCCAGATTATTCTTTGCCAACCTAAAATATCGCCTGCAAAAGGATTGCCCGTGGTCGAAATGGGAATTTAA
- the xthA gene encoding exodeoxyribonuclease III, giving the protein MKIVSFNTNSVRLRLHQLQALTDQIAPDIIGLQETKVQDHEFPIEDIQAMGYNALFMGQKTHYGVALLYRQDIELVHSQKGWKSDDESAQKRMIIGDFKLENGDEVRVINGYFPQGENRDHPVKFPAKQKFYQDLMEYLQTECNPEQPIAVIGDFNISPTDNDIGIGEPNRKRWLRDGKTSFLPEEREMWQTLINWGLIDTFRTVHPEVNDVFSWFDYRSKGFDREPKRGLRIDTILATEVLNAKAIASEVGYDIRGMEKPSDHAPVWTEFK; this is encoded by the coding sequence ATGAAAATCGTCTCATTTAACACTAATAGCGTCCGTCTAAGACTGCATCAGCTACAAGCTTTAACCGATCAAATTGCGCCTGACATTATTGGATTACAAGAAACAAAAGTCCAAGACCATGAATTCCCAATAGAGGACATCCAAGCGATGGGTTACAACGCGCTATTTATGGGACAAAAAACACATTACGGTGTTGCCTTGCTTTATCGTCAAGATATTGAACTGGTTCATTCACAAAAAGGTTGGAAAAGCGATGATGAAAGCGCTCAAAAGCGCATGATTATTGGAGACTTCAAACTTGAAAACGGTGACGAAGTTCGTGTGATCAACGGTTATTTCCCTCAAGGTGAAAATCGCGACCATCCTGTAAAATTTCCTGCCAAACAGAAGTTTTACCAGGATTTAATGGAATACCTACAGACTGAATGCAATCCAGAGCAACCGATTGCTGTCATTGGTGATTTTAATATTTCACCTACAGATAACGACATCGGCATTGGTGAGCCAAACCGTAAACGTTGGTTACGTGACGGTAAAACCAGCTTCTTGCCCGAAGAGCGAGAAATGTGGCAGACTTTAATTAACTGGGGGCTTATAGATACTTTCAGAACAGTGCACCCAGAAGTAAATGATGTATTTAGCTGGTTTGATTACCGCTCCAAAGGTTTTGATCGTGAACCCAAACGTGGTCTGCGTATTGATACCATCCTAGCAACAGAAGTGCTCAATGCGAAAGCAATTGCCAGTGAAGTCGGTTATGACATTCGTGGTATGGAAAAGCCTTCTGACCATGCCCCTGTATGGACTGAATTTAAATAA
- the purU gene encoding formyltetrahydrofolate deformylase: MNHVYRLVISCPDQVGIVAKVAQYIADQGGTIIEANHHTDAANGWFFMRHEILASSLSSGLEVFEEGFAELAEAFQMQWFLSDSQKPKRIALFASKESHCLADLLHRWHENELPGEVVCVISNHADLGDMANWYKVPFHHIPVTPENKPKAFAETENLVKEYNADVIVLARYMQILPPQMCRDYAGQVINIHHSFLPSFVGAKPYHQANERGVKLIGATCHYVTEVLDAGPIIEQDVIRISHAHTIDDMKRLGRDVEKTVLARGLRYHLEDRVLIHGNKTVVFD, encoded by the coding sequence ATGAATCACGTTTACCGTTTAGTTATTTCTTGTCCAGATCAAGTAGGGATTGTTGCCAAAGTCGCACAATATATTGCTGATCAAGGTGGCACTATTATTGAAGCCAATCATCATACAGATGCGGCCAATGGTTGGTTTTTTATGCGCCATGAGATTTTGGCTTCTTCTCTATCATCGGGTTTAGAGGTGTTTGAAGAAGGTTTTGCAGAGCTTGCAGAAGCGTTTCAAATGCAGTGGTTTTTATCGGATTCACAAAAGCCAAAACGCATTGCATTGTTTGCCTCGAAGGAATCCCATTGCTTGGCAGATTTGTTGCATCGTTGGCATGAAAATGAGTTGCCGGGTGAAGTCGTATGCGTCATTTCCAATCATGCAGACTTAGGCGATATGGCAAATTGGTATAAAGTGCCTTTCCATCATATTCCTGTGACACCCGAAAACAAGCCAAAAGCATTTGCAGAAACTGAGAATTTGGTGAAAGAATATAATGCTGATGTAATTGTTCTGGCGCGTTATATGCAAATTCTGCCACCGCAAATGTGTCGTGATTATGCGGGTCAAGTCATTAATATTCACCATAGTTTCTTACCTTCATTTGTGGGGGCTAAACCTTATCACCAAGCAAATGAGCGAGGGGTGAAGTTAATTGGGGCAACATGCCACTATGTCACAGAGGTGCTAGACGCTGGGCCAATCATTGAGCAGGATGTGATTCGTATTAGCCATGCACATACGATTGACGATATGAAGCGTTTAGGGCGTGATGTTGAAAAAACAGTTTTGGCTCGAGGTTTGCGCTATCACTTGGAAGATCGAGTGTTGATTCATGGTAATAAAACGGTAGTGTTTGACTAG
- a CDS encoding alanine/glycine:cation symporter family protein — MESINQFLSSAGALAWGPVMLALLLGTGIYLTIRLKFLPLRHLGYGFRLLWKGRHSKQEGDIPPFGALMTALAATVGTGNIAGVATALFIGGPGAIFWMWMTALIGMATKYSEAVLAVHYRETDVDGRHVGGPMYYIENGMGKKWKGLAVAFALFGAIAAFGIGNLVQANAVAGAMTEAFSINNQLTGVVLMLLIGLVVFGGVKRIAKTATALVPLMAVLYIGVSLWILILNIDVLPNAFVMIIDSAFSGSAAVGGFAGASIILAIQFGVARGVFSNEAGMGSAPIAHAAAKTNSPVQQGHVAMLGTFIDTIIICTMTALVILVTGVWTSGETGSVLTAHAFSQGLDSNFGAVIVALSLAVFAFTTLLSWSYYGERCAEYLMSTKVITPYRVLWILMIFAGAALSDYFNTVLILADLLNALMAIPNLIALLVLSPVMLKLTKAYLDGDHK; from the coding sequence ATGGAAAGTATTAATCAGTTTTTATCTTCTGCCGGAGCTTTGGCTTGGGGACCGGTAATGCTAGCTCTGTTGTTGGGGACTGGGATTTATTTAACCATTCGATTGAAGTTTTTGCCTTTGCGGCATTTAGGGTATGGATTTCGTTTGCTTTGGAAGGGTAGGCATTCAAAACAGGAAGGGGATATTCCGCCCTTTGGGGCTTTGATGACTGCATTAGCCGCGACGGTTGGAACAGGGAATATTGCCGGAGTTGCTACCGCTTTATTCATTGGTGGTCCTGGCGCGATTTTTTGGATGTGGATGACCGCTTTAATTGGTATGGCAACTAAATATTCCGAAGCTGTGTTGGCTGTGCATTATCGAGAAACGGATGTCGATGGACGTCATGTGGGTGGGCCCATGTACTATATTGAAAACGGCATGGGCAAAAAATGGAAGGGCTTGGCGGTTGCCTTTGCATTGTTCGGGGCGATTGCCGCCTTTGGTATAGGGAATTTGGTTCAAGCAAATGCTGTTGCTGGAGCAATGACTGAAGCTTTTTCGATTAATAACCAACTGACGGGTGTTGTTCTAATGTTGCTGATTGGTTTGGTTGTGTTTGGTGGGGTCAAGCGTATTGCCAAAACAGCCACCGCCTTAGTACCTCTTATGGCAGTGCTTTATATTGGTGTGTCTTTGTGGATTCTTATACTGAACATCGATGTTTTGCCAAATGCATTTGTCATGATTATTGACAGTGCTTTTTCAGGCTCTGCTGCAGTAGGTGGTTTTGCGGGAGCAAGCATTATTTTAGCGATTCAATTTGGTGTGGCGCGTGGCGTATTCTCTAATGAGGCTGGAATGGGTTCAGCACCGATTGCACATGCCGCGGCTAAAACCAATAGTCCAGTTCAGCAAGGTCATGTCGCCATGCTTGGAACCTTTATCGATACAATTATTATTTGTACTATGACGGCCTTGGTGATCCTTGTGACCGGCGTTTGGACTTCGGGGGAAACTGGGTCGGTTCTAACTGCTCATGCATTTAGTCAGGGGTTGGATAGTAATTTCGGCGCGGTTATCGTGGCGTTAAGTTTAGCGGTGTTTGCGTTTACTACTTTACTCAGTTGGAGTTATTACGGTGAGCGTTGCGCAGAGTATTTAATGAGCACAAAAGTGATCACACCCTATCGAGTGTTATGGATTTTAATGATTTTTGCCGGCGCTGCGTTGTCGGATTACTTCAATACAGTACTGATCCTAGCCGATTTGTTGAATGCGCTTATGGCAATTCCAAATTTGATTGCTTTGTTGGTGTTGTCACCGGTCATGTTGAAACTAACCAAGGCTTACTTAGATGGTGATCATAAATGA
- the bioC gene encoding malonyl-ACP O-methyltransferase BioC: MSHPAHVNRQHLKQHFSHAAPTYDEAAILQKTVAERIDERLDLTTVEANKIADIGAGTGLLTEKLMVRYPNAHLFAVDLSEQMLKQASKRLIKEKSKPLGAIGRIFKQNKTLQNLTHKVGAQLINADAFALPFADNSLDMLTSNLMLQWCDDLDAVFNEFRRVLRPEGLLMFTTFGPDTLKELRQAWQIADESYEHVNIFIDMHDIGDALIRAGFGQPVMDVENFTLTYDKPIGVLKDLKAIGATNASQSRQHSLTGKDKFARMLNAYDGLRKEGKVPATYEVVHGHAWAAQEVFKGPDRDRSNHVEISLDEFSQQLKNSNSFK, from the coding sequence ATGAGTCATCCTGCACACGTCAATCGTCAACATTTAAAACAGCATTTTAGCCACGCCGCTCCTACTTATGATGAAGCCGCTATCTTACAAAAAACTGTCGCAGAACGTATTGATGAACGCTTAGATTTGACAACAGTTGAGGCAAATAAAATTGCCGATATTGGAGCAGGAACAGGACTTTTAACTGAAAAATTAATGGTTCGATACCCTAATGCACACTTGTTTGCAGTTGATCTATCAGAGCAAATGCTCAAGCAAGCATCAAAGCGTTTAATCAAAGAAAAATCAAAACCGTTAGGTGCAATTGGCCGCATTTTCAAGCAAAACAAGACTTTACAGAACCTCACCCATAAAGTCGGAGCGCAGCTTATCAATGCAGATGCCTTTGCACTCCCTTTTGCCGATAACAGCTTGGATATGCTCACCAGTAATTTAATGCTTCAATGGTGCGATGACTTGGATGCAGTTTTTAACGAGTTTCGGCGCGTGCTTCGTCCAGAAGGCTTACTCATGTTTACCACCTTTGGTCCTGATACCTTAAAAGAGCTTCGTCAAGCTTGGCAAATAGCCGATGAAAGCTACGAACATGTAAACATATTTATCGATATGCATGACATTGGTGATGCGTTAATCCGCGCAGGCTTTGGCCAGCCTGTAATGGATGTTGAAAACTTTACGCTGACCTATGACAAACCAATCGGAGTGTTAAAAGATTTGAAAGCAATTGGAGCGACCAATGCTAGCCAATCACGACAGCATAGCCTGACAGGCAAAGACAAATTCGCAAGAATGTTAAACGCCTATGATGGCCTGCGGAAAGAAGGAAAAGTACCAGCAACTTATGAGGTCGTTCACGGTCATGCTTGGGCCGCACAAGAAGTTTTCAAAGGCCCTGATCGCGACCGATCCAATCATGTCGAAATTTCACTGGATGAATTTAGCCAGCAGTTGAAAAACTCAAATTCATTTAAATAG
- a CDS encoding primosomal protein N', with protein sequence MSASHRIVQVALPGPFLSPLNYILPAGIENVCAGSRVKVPFRNQTKIGLVMRRCENSEYALEKLKDIQAVMDEVPIFDAGHLAFLEWASQYYHEPIGEVVMAALPKRLREGETATKQGQEVWALVEGARIEISARAEIQKKLLWTLSGATDSSHPWQGEAVSYSVSSDEVLVRNEQLRAVSSAWRKTLSKWQELGWVNQSQTHCWQATQLPPRLKHPLNFEQNSVVEEVSDWIVNQRFGSFLLQGVTGSGKTEVYLAMIERAISQGKQALVLVPEIGLTPQMVERFQAYLQVPVATLHSGMSDSERHCAWQVIKDHEVSVLLGTRSAIFAPFKSLGLCILDEEHDLSYKQQDGFRYSARDLLIRRAAMQNVPVVLGSATPSLESLHNVNQGRFTGLYLHKRAGEAQLPKVKVLDIRGESIQEGVSAPLKSAMEEHLNAGNQVLLFLNRRGFAPVLMCHECGWQMSCPSCDANMTYHQGVYGGYLQCHHCDYQAPEPTHCPKCNSSELVKIGQGTERLEEAMKLWFPDKSVLRIDRDSTRLKGSMEKMTNLAKSGQADILLGTQMLAKGHDFPHVTLVGLLEIDQGLFSCDFRATERLAQLITQVSGRAGRSEKNGEVLIQSRHPQNPILTQLITEGYAQVAKTLLQERQLAQLPPFAYQILIRAEANDESLVREFLWAIKAGLELALQPKIQSEKTASSFHVWGPIAAPMLRRQGRFRYQLMLNSPSRKLLHQLLSAIEPAIYKSPLTRKVRWSIDVDPQEML encoded by the coding sequence TTGTCTGCTTCACATCGCATTGTTCAAGTTGCTTTACCAGGCCCTTTTTTATCGCCGCTTAATTATATTCTGCCGGCTGGTATAGAGAATGTTTGTGCCGGTTCACGCGTTAAGGTGCCTTTTAGAAATCAGACCAAAATTGGTTTGGTGATGAGACGGTGTGAAAACTCGGAATATGCTCTGGAAAAACTCAAAGACATTCAAGCTGTGATGGATGAGGTACCTATATTTGATGCGGGGCACTTAGCCTTTTTGGAATGGGCAAGTCAGTATTACCATGAACCAATTGGCGAAGTCGTAATGGCCGCTCTGCCAAAACGTTTGAGAGAAGGTGAGACTGCGACAAAACAGGGCCAAGAGGTGTGGGCATTAGTTGAAGGTGCGCGTATCGAAATTTCCGCTAGGGCTGAGATTCAAAAGAAGCTATTGTGGACTTTGAGTGGCGCTACAGATTCATCTCATCCTTGGCAGGGCGAAGCTGTTTCTTATTCGGTAAGTTCTGATGAGGTCTTAGTAAGGAATGAGCAATTAAGAGCCGTGAGTTCAGCATGGCGAAAAACACTGAGTAAATGGCAAGAGCTAGGTTGGGTCAATCAATCGCAAACCCATTGTTGGCAAGCGACTCAATTACCACCCCGTTTAAAACATCCTTTGAACTTTGAACAGAATTCTGTGGTTGAGGAGGTGTCTGATTGGATTGTTAACCAACGCTTTGGGTCTTTCTTGTTACAAGGTGTGACGGGCAGTGGTAAAACAGAAGTGTATCTTGCCATGATTGAACGGGCGATTTCACAAGGCAAGCAGGCTTTGGTTTTAGTTCCAGAGATAGGTTTGACACCACAAATGGTTGAGCGTTTTCAAGCTTACTTGCAAGTGCCGGTAGCAACCTTGCATTCGGGAATGAGTGACAGTGAACGTCACTGTGCTTGGCAAGTTATTAAAGATCACGAGGTTTCAGTGCTTTTAGGAACGCGTTCGGCAATTTTTGCACCATTTAAAAGTCTTGGGCTATGTATTCTCGATGAAGAGCATGATTTGTCATATAAACAGCAAGATGGCTTTCGCTATTCCGCAAGAGATTTATTGATACGTCGTGCCGCAATGCAGAATGTCCCCGTTGTATTAGGATCGGCAACGCCGTCTTTAGAGTCCTTACATAATGTCAATCAAGGTCGGTTTACAGGTCTTTATCTTCATAAAAGAGCCGGTGAGGCACAGTTGCCCAAAGTCAAAGTTTTAGATATTCGCGGTGAAAGTATTCAAGAAGGGGTGTCAGCGCCATTGAAGTCAGCGATGGAAGAACACTTAAATGCGGGTAATCAGGTCTTGTTGTTTTTAAACCGTCGTGGATTTGCTCCGGTTTTAATGTGCCATGAATGCGGTTGGCAAATGAGTTGTCCGAGTTGCGATGCGAATATGACTTATCATCAAGGTGTTTATGGAGGCTATTTGCAGTGCCATCATTGCGACTATCAAGCGCCTGAACCAACGCATTGTCCAAAGTGCAACAGTTCGGAATTGGTGAAAATAGGGCAAGGCACAGAACGGTTAGAGGAGGCAATGAAATTGTGGTTTCCGGATAAATCGGTGTTGCGAATTGACCGGGACAGTACTCGCTTAAAAGGTTCGATGGAAAAAATGACAAATCTTGCAAAAAGTGGTCAAGCGGATATTTTATTGGGTACACAAATGTTGGCTAAAGGGCACGATTTTCCGCATGTAACACTGGTTGGTTTATTGGAGATTGATCAGGGGTTGTTTAGCTGTGATTTTCGAGCAACGGAACGTTTAGCTCAGTTAATTACGCAAGTTTCAGGACGAGCAGGGCGAAGTGAAAAAAATGGTGAGGTCTTGATTCAAAGTCGTCATCCTCAAAATCCAATATTGACTCAGTTAATTACTGAAGGCTATGCGCAAGTGGCAAAAACGCTATTGCAAGAACGTCAACTAGCGCAATTGCCGCCTTTTGCTTATCAAATATTAATCCGTGCTGAAGCAAATGATGAATCACTTGTACGTGAGTTTTTATGGGCAATCAAAGCTGGCTTGGAGCTCGCGTTGCAACCTAAAATTCAATCAGAAAAGACAGCCTCTAGTTTTCATGTTTGGGGGCCGATTGCAGCACCGATGTTACGTCGTCAAGGGCGATTCCGATACCAATTAATGCTGAATAGTCCGTCGCGAAAGCTTTTGCATCAATTACTTAGCGCAATTGAACCTGCGATTTATAAAAGCCCGCTCACCAGAAAAGTTCGTTGGAGTATTGATGTGGATCCGCAAGAAATGCTTTGA